A single region of the Oxyura jamaicensis isolate SHBP4307 breed ruddy duck chromosome 6, BPBGC_Ojam_1.0, whole genome shotgun sequence genome encodes:
- the ADD3 gene encoding gamma-adducin isoform X2 codes for MSTDASQVVITTPPPATMPHKERYFDRINENDPEYIRERNMSPDLRQDFNMMEQRKRVTQILQSPAFREDLECLIQEQMKKGNNPTGLLALQQIADYITASSFAGFSSSSLGHGMVTPINDLPGIDTSLFVKGEKLTRCKLASLYRLADLFGWAHLPNAYITVRVSKEHDHILIIPRGLSFSEASASNLVKVNILGDVVDQGSTTLSIDTAGFSPHVAIYSTRPDVRCIIHIHTPATAAVSSMKCGILPISQEALILGDVAYYNYQGSLDEQEERIQLQKVLGPSCKVLVLRNHGVVALGETLEEAFHYIFNVQLACETQVHALAGAGGIDNLLLLDLQKFKPSTHAVAAAGGGGVNMASQQKWKVGEQEFEALMRMLDNLGYRTGYAYRQPLVREKPRHKSDVEIPATVTAFSFEDDAVPLSPLKFLAQKQQREKTRWLNSPNTYLKVNVPEESWNGEASPRTKITWMKADDSSKTSGGTPIKIEDPNQFVPLNTNPSEVLEKRNKIREQNRYDLKTAGPQSQLLAGIVVDKKPSPPMQFEDDEHAPPAPPNPFSHLTEKELEEYKKTIERKQQGLEENHEDFYTQNANLISVELPVVVVNGKEDAHDVEEDLTKRVSQLTTSSTVESVEITIKSSEKIEEALSPEGSPSKSPSKKKKKFRTPSFLKKNKKKEKVEA; via the exons GCTTTTAGAGAAGATCTGGAATGCCTTATTCAAGAACAGATGAAGAAAGGCAATAACCCAACCGGACTGCTTGCGTTACAGCAGATTGCTGATTACATTACAGCAAGCTCTTTTGCAGGCTTTTCCTCATCTTCACTCG gccATGGAATGGTTACCCCTATCAATGATCTACCTGGAATAGATACCTCCTTGTTTGTTAAGGGAGAAAAACTTACTCGTTGCAAGTTAGCCAGTTTATACAGATTGGCTGACTTGTTTGGGTGGGCACATTTGCCAAATGCCTATATCACA GTCAGAGTAAGCAAAGAACATGACCATATTCTAATCATTCCAAGAGGTCTGTCCTTTTCTGAAGCTTCAGCTTCCAATTTG GTTAAGGTAAACATCCTAGGAGATGTAGTTGACCAGGGGAGCACAACTCTAAGTATTGACACAGCAGGATTCAGTCCACATGTGGCCATCTACTCCACGCGCCCTGATGTCAGGTGTATAATACACATACACACCCCTGCAACAGCAGCT GTTTCATCTATGAAGTGTGGCATCCTTCCAATATCTCAAGAGGCTCTGATTCTGGGAGATGTTGCTTATTACAATTATCAGGGATCTCTTGATGAACAGGAAGAGAGAATTCAGCTTCAGAAAGTTCTTGGACCCAGTTGCAAG GTATTAGTCTTGAGAAACCATGGTGTGGTAGCACTAGGAGAGACACTGGAAGAAGCATTCCACTATATTTTCAATGTGCAACTGGCCTGTGAAACACAG GTGCATGCATTAGCTGGAGCAGGTGGAATAGACAATCTCCTACTACTGGATCTGCAGAAGTTCAAGCCTTCCACGCatgctgtggcagcagctggaggaggtggagtCAATATGGCTTCACAACAGAAGTGGAAAGTTGGGGAACAGGAGTTTGAAGCACTCATGCGGATGCTGGACAACCTG GGATACAGAACTGGCTATGCCTACAGGCAACCACTAGTCAGGGAGAAACCCAGACACAAGAGTGACGTTGAGATCCCAGCCACTGTgactgccttttcttttgaagatgaTGCAGTCCCACTCTCCCCACTGAAATTCCTGGCGCAGAAGCAACAGAGGGAAAAGACAAGATGGCTGAACTCCCCCAACACGTACTTGAAAGTGAATGTGCCTGAGGAGTCCTGGAATGGAGAAGCCAGTCCCAGGACCAAGATCACG tggATGAAGGCTGATGATTCTTCGAAAACTAGTGGAGGAACGCCAATCAAAATTGAAGATCCAAACCAATTTGTTCCTTTAAACACAAACCCTAGTGAAGtgctggaaaagagaaataag ATTCGGGAGCAAAACCGATACGACCTAAAGACAGCAGGACCGCAGTCTCAGCTGCTCGCTGGGATTGTTGTGGATAAAAAGCCAAGTCCA ccaATGCAATTTGAAGATGATGAGCatgcaccaccagcaccacccaACCCATTCAGCCATCTCACAGAAAAAGAACTGGAAGAGTACAAGAAAACAATTGAGCGCAAGCAGCAAGGGTTGGAAG AAAATCATGAAGATTTCTATACCCAAAATGCCAACCTAATATCCGTGGAGCTACCCGTTGTGGTGGTGAACGGCAAGGAAGATGCACATGATGTGGAAGAAGACCTCACCAAGAGGGTCAGTCAGTTAACCACTAGTAGTACTGTGGAGAGCGTAGAGATTACCATTAAAAGCTCTGAAAAGATAGAAGAGGCCCTGTCCCCTGAAGGGTCACCTTCCAAATCCCCgtcaaagaagaagaagaaattccGGACCCCATCTTTcctgaaaaagaataaaaagaaggagaaagtaGAAGCATAG
- the ADD3 gene encoding gamma-adducin isoform X1, whose protein sequence is MSTDASQVVITTPPPATMPHKERYFDRINENDPEYIRERNMSPDLRQDFNMMEQRKRVTQILQSPAFREDLECLIQEQMKKGNNPTGLLALQQIADYITASSFAGFSSSSLGHGMVTPINDLPGIDTSLFVKGEKLTRCKLASLYRLADLFGWAHLPNAYITVRVSKEHDHILIIPRGLSFSEASASNLVKVNILGDVVDQGSTTLSIDTAGFSPHVAIYSTRPDVRCIIHIHTPATAAVSSMKCGILPISQEALILGDVAYYNYQGSLDEQEERIQLQKVLGPSCKVLVLRNHGVVALGETLEEAFHYIFNVQLACETQVHALAGAGGIDNLLLLDLQKFKPSTHAVAAAGGGGVNMASQQKWKVGEQEFEALMRMLDNLGYRTGYAYRQPLVREKPRHKSDVEIPATVTAFSFEDDAVPLSPLKFLAQKQQREKTRWLNSPNTYLKVNVPEESWNGEASPRTKITWMKADDSSKTSGGTPIKIEDPNQFVPLNTNPSEVLEKRNKIREQNRYDLKTAGPQSQLLAGIVVDKKPSPPMQFEDDEHAPPAPPNPFSHLTEKELEEYKKTIERKQQGLEDAEQELFSDDGSSVSQIQSQTQSPQNIPEKLEENHEDFYTQNANLISVELPVVVVNGKEDAHDVEEDLTKRVSQLTTSSTVESVEITIKSSEKIEEALSPEGSPSKSPSKKKKKFRTPSFLKKNKKKEKVEA, encoded by the exons GCTTTTAGAGAAGATCTGGAATGCCTTATTCAAGAACAGATGAAGAAAGGCAATAACCCAACCGGACTGCTTGCGTTACAGCAGATTGCTGATTACATTACAGCAAGCTCTTTTGCAGGCTTTTCCTCATCTTCACTCG gccATGGAATGGTTACCCCTATCAATGATCTACCTGGAATAGATACCTCCTTGTTTGTTAAGGGAGAAAAACTTACTCGTTGCAAGTTAGCCAGTTTATACAGATTGGCTGACTTGTTTGGGTGGGCACATTTGCCAAATGCCTATATCACA GTCAGAGTAAGCAAAGAACATGACCATATTCTAATCATTCCAAGAGGTCTGTCCTTTTCTGAAGCTTCAGCTTCCAATTTG GTTAAGGTAAACATCCTAGGAGATGTAGTTGACCAGGGGAGCACAACTCTAAGTATTGACACAGCAGGATTCAGTCCACATGTGGCCATCTACTCCACGCGCCCTGATGTCAGGTGTATAATACACATACACACCCCTGCAACAGCAGCT GTTTCATCTATGAAGTGTGGCATCCTTCCAATATCTCAAGAGGCTCTGATTCTGGGAGATGTTGCTTATTACAATTATCAGGGATCTCTTGATGAACAGGAAGAGAGAATTCAGCTTCAGAAAGTTCTTGGACCCAGTTGCAAG GTATTAGTCTTGAGAAACCATGGTGTGGTAGCACTAGGAGAGACACTGGAAGAAGCATTCCACTATATTTTCAATGTGCAACTGGCCTGTGAAACACAG GTGCATGCATTAGCTGGAGCAGGTGGAATAGACAATCTCCTACTACTGGATCTGCAGAAGTTCAAGCCTTCCACGCatgctgtggcagcagctggaggaggtggagtCAATATGGCTTCACAACAGAAGTGGAAAGTTGGGGAACAGGAGTTTGAAGCACTCATGCGGATGCTGGACAACCTG GGATACAGAACTGGCTATGCCTACAGGCAACCACTAGTCAGGGAGAAACCCAGACACAAGAGTGACGTTGAGATCCCAGCCACTGTgactgccttttcttttgaagatgaTGCAGTCCCACTCTCCCCACTGAAATTCCTGGCGCAGAAGCAACAGAGGGAAAAGACAAGATGGCTGAACTCCCCCAACACGTACTTGAAAGTGAATGTGCCTGAGGAGTCCTGGAATGGAGAAGCCAGTCCCAGGACCAAGATCACG tggATGAAGGCTGATGATTCTTCGAAAACTAGTGGAGGAACGCCAATCAAAATTGAAGATCCAAACCAATTTGTTCCTTTAAACACAAACCCTAGTGAAGtgctggaaaagagaaataag ATTCGGGAGCAAAACCGATACGACCTAAAGACAGCAGGACCGCAGTCTCAGCTGCTCGCTGGGATTGTTGTGGATAAAAAGCCAAGTCCA ccaATGCAATTTGAAGATGATGAGCatgcaccaccagcaccacccaACCCATTCAGCCATCTCACAGAAAAAGAACTGGAAGAGTACAAGAAAACAATTGAGCGCAAGCAGCAAGGGTTGGAAG ATGCTGAACAGGAATTATTCTCAGATGACGGTTCATCTGTGTCACAAATTCAGTCACAAACTCAGTCCCCGCAAAATATCCCAGAAAAATTAGAAG AAAATCATGAAGATTTCTATACCCAAAATGCCAACCTAATATCCGTGGAGCTACCCGTTGTGGTGGTGAACGGCAAGGAAGATGCACATGATGTGGAAGAAGACCTCACCAAGAGGGTCAGTCAGTTAACCACTAGTAGTACTGTGGAGAGCGTAGAGATTACCATTAAAAGCTCTGAAAAGATAGAAGAGGCCCTGTCCCCTGAAGGGTCACCTTCCAAATCCCCgtcaaagaagaagaagaaattccGGACCCCATCTTTcctgaaaaagaataaaaagaaggagaaagtaGAAGCATAG